In one Desulfosalsimonas propionicica genomic region, the following are encoded:
- a CDS encoding DUF3987 domain-containing protein, giving the protein MLEKEEARRGAATGQGQEKSYNHNRQARFTSQDIIKAIERYHSQKISTFPLSKDKTPLVEGWPDRDFLLEEHDRQGVAGIGTCPGRWPVPVMVFDIDGPQGRESWQRCLEQYGPLPPTFSVTTGRDGGGEHFYYRTPPGLFVKSNASKFAPKIDLRGTRGQAVLPPTTHRSGKRYAWRFDGQTCEWIDPEKIPMLPAPWLQALIDTGSAYYPGQQQDRSSERREFAGHSTAYALKALEGEIAKVQQAEKDTRNNSLNDAAFRLGTLVAGGELSRNLVEQSLLNAALDAGLPEREAKKTIESGLKSGERKPRQAPRKDSGGERSQSSTAEPDADPEPLPDELLPVAPFDFALLPNSLRPWAEDICERMQCPPDFIAAGIMAALAGLIGRKVAVRPQARTDWTVVCNLWALVVGRPGVLKSPALEQALAPVKRLAAMAAERHEQAEAEYQAEAMAAKLKKEAAEKQARKALEKNPDADLSALFAVGEPAVPQLKRYIANDTSPASLGELLRQNPNGLLVFRDEIVSLLKSLDREGQEEGRGFYLTAWNGDSPYTFDRIGRGLNLHIPAVCLSVLGGTQPGRLSEYIRQAVKGGAADDGLIQRFGLLVWPDTGGKWQDVDRWPDTDAKNQAFKVFDRLDRLNPLKIGAEQDTDQDGAPDGPPYLRFEPAALELFQEWRATLENRLRGELHPALESHFAKYRKLIPSIALINHLADNGTGPVSEQATLQALAWGEYLETHAQRAYGSVSQPEITVATAILGRIKKGDLKTPFTKWEVWRPGWAKLTDKDQVKEALTLLEAYGWIFRERIEATGGRPKTVYHVNERAKL; this is encoded by the coding sequence ATGCTTGAAAAAGAAGAAGCCCGGCGCGGGGCGGCGACCGGGCAAGGACAAGAAAAAAGCTACAACCATAATAGGCAAGCGCGGTTTACAAGTCAAGATATTATCAAGGCCATTGAGCGCTACCACAGCCAAAAAATCAGCACGTTTCCGTTATCAAAAGATAAGACCCCTCTGGTTGAAGGATGGCCGGACCGCGATTTTTTACTTGAAGAACACGACAGGCAGGGCGTGGCCGGAATCGGAACCTGCCCCGGACGCTGGCCGGTGCCCGTGATGGTATTTGACATTGACGGGCCACAGGGGCGCGAATCCTGGCAGCGATGCCTTGAACAATACGGACCCCTGCCACCCACCTTTAGCGTAACCACAGGGCGCGATGGCGGCGGCGAACACTTCTATTATAGGACACCGCCGGGCCTTTTTGTCAAAAGCAATGCCTCAAAATTTGCCCCTAAAATTGATTTACGCGGCACCAGAGGACAGGCGGTCTTACCACCCACAACCCACCGGAGCGGGAAGCGGTACGCATGGCGCTTTGACGGGCAAACCTGCGAGTGGATAGACCCCGAAAAGATCCCGATGCTACCTGCCCCCTGGTTGCAGGCCCTTATTGATACCGGCAGCGCATATTATCCGGGCCAGCAACAAGACCGCAGCAGCGAGCGCAGAGAGTTTGCCGGGCATAGCACCGCATATGCCTTAAAAGCCCTGGAGGGCGAAATCGCAAAGGTTCAGCAGGCGGAAAAAGACACCCGGAATAATTCTTTAAATGATGCGGCTTTCAGGCTGGGCACCCTGGTTGCAGGCGGGGAACTTTCCCGGAACCTGGTTGAACAATCATTGCTTAACGCGGCGCTTGATGCAGGGCTGCCGGAACGGGAAGCGAAAAAAACCATTGAAAGCGGATTGAAAAGCGGGGAACGTAAACCCCGGCAGGCACCCCGGAAGGATAGCGGCGGCGAACGTTCACAGAGCAGCACTGCGGAACCAGACGCGGACCCGGAACCCCTGCCGGATGAACTGCTACCCGTGGCACCGTTTGATTTTGCCTTATTGCCGAATTCATTGCGCCCGTGGGCGGAAGATATTTGCGAGCGGATGCAATGCCCGCCGGATTTTATCGCAGCCGGGATAATGGCAGCACTGGCCGGTTTGATAGGCCGAAAGGTGGCAGTCAGGCCGCAGGCCCGGACGGATTGGACCGTGGTTTGCAACCTATGGGCGTTGGTAGTGGGCAGGCCCGGTGTTTTAAAGTCACCGGCGCTTGAACAGGCCCTTGCACCAGTAAAGCGGCTTGCAGCAATGGCAGCCGAACGGCACGAGCAGGCCGAAGCCGAATACCAGGCCGAAGCAATGGCCGCAAAGCTGAAAAAGGAAGCAGCCGAAAAGCAGGCCCGGAAGGCCCTGGAGAAAAACCCGGACGCGGACCTTTCTGCACTTTTTGCAGTAGGGGAACCTGCCGTTCCACAGCTAAAAAGATATATTGCCAACGACACAAGCCCGGCAAGTTTAGGCGAATTGTTACGGCAGAACCCCAACGGGCTGCTTGTTTTCCGTGATGAAATTGTAAGCCTGCTTAAAAGTTTGGATCGCGAAGGACAAGAGGAAGGGCGCGGCTTTTACTTGACCGCGTGGAACGGAGACAGCCCTTATACCTTTGACCGGATCGGACGCGGGTTAAACCTTCATATCCCGGCGGTTTGCTTGTCAGTATTAGGCGGAACGCAGCCGGGGCGCTTGTCTGAATATATCCGGCAGGCTGTTAAGGGCGGCGCGGCGGATGATGGATTGATTCAGCGGTTTGGCTTACTTGTCTGGCCGGACACCGGCGGCAAGTGGCAGGACGTGGACAGGTGGCCGGACACGGACGCGAAAAATCAGGCTTTTAAAGTGTTTGATCGCCTGGACAGGCTGAACCCCCTGAAGATAGGCGCAGAGCAGGACACAGACCAGGACGGTGCACCCGATGGGCCGCCTTACCTGCGGTTTGAACCGGCGGCGCTTGAGCTATTCCAGGAATGGCGGGCCACCCTGGAAAACCGATTGCGCGGAGAACTGCACCCGGCGCTTGAAAGTCATTTTGCAAAATACCGCAAGCTGATTCCTTCCATTGCTTTAATAAACCACCTTGCAGACAACGGCACCGGGCCAGTATCAGAACAAGCCACCCTGCAAGCCCTGGCGTGGGGCGAATATTTAGAAACCCATGCACAGAGGGCTTATGGTTCAGTATCGCAGCCGGAAATAACGGTTGCCACGGCTATACTGGGCCGCATTAAAAAAGGCGATTTAAAAACCCCGTTTACCAAGTGGGAGGTTTGGCGGCCTGGGTGGGCAAAGCTCACTGATAAGGATCAAGTCAAAGAGGCCCTTACTTTGCTTGAAGCATACGGCTGGATCTTTCGGGAAAGGATCGAGGCCACCGGGGGCAGGCCGAAAACCGTTTACCATGTCAATGAAAGGGCGAAGCTATGA
- a CDS encoding helix-turn-helix transcriptional regulator, translating into MSRPERIIVSEREAAHMLGLSVKTLQARRHRHLPPNYYKMGRSIRYKVADLLAWIEEGKVETEARG; encoded by the coding sequence ATGAGCAGACCGGAACGAATCATTGTTTCTGAACGTGAAGCCGCCCATATGCTGGGGCTATCCGTCAAAACCCTCCAAGCAAGACGCCACCGTCACCTACCGCCGAACTATTACAAGATGGGCCGAAGTATCCGCTACAAGGTGGCCGACCTGCTTGCCTGGATCGAAGAAGGCAAGGTTGAAACAGAGGCAAGGGGGTGA